The window AGAGCGGGGCGCGCTCCTGGGCGCCCGCCGCGATCGCGGCATCGACCAGGTTCTTCACCGGCTGGCGGCCGGCCTTGGTGCGGCCGTGCAGGAAGACGCCGCCGATCCGCTGCTGTTGCAGCATGTCGAACGTCGGCTGGAACGGACCCTTCAGCGGGAGGCCGACCATCACGATCTGGCCCACCTTGTCCGTCAGGGACCAGCCGGCCACTAGCGACAGGTCCGGGGCGCCGGGCGCCGGCGTCGGCGCATCGGTGGGGCCGGCGGTAGGTTCGCCTGGTGAACCGCCGTCGGACGGATTGCCCGGACCGGCCGGCGAGACGGTCGGCGACGGGGAGCTCGACGGTGAGCTGGGCTGGGTCTCGGGCTGGCCGCTTGACTGGACGGGTCCGGGCAGCGCGGTCGGATCGGGCTCCGCCGTCTGGCCGGTGCAGCCCGCGGCCAGCGCCCCGACCGTGAGGACTGCCGCGATGACCAGCCCGAGCGGGCGAAAACGGCTCATGGTCCTCAGTCTCGCCCCATCAGAGCGCGGCGGCGACCACCGCCACGAACTCGTCGACGTCCGCCTCAGTGGTGTCCCAGGCACACATCCAGCGGACCTCGACGCGGTCGGGCGTCTCGCCCGGCGCCCAGTCGTAGAACCGGGCGTGCGCACGGACCCGGTCGGCCGCCGCCCGGGGCAGCGTCGCGAACACGACGTTCGCCTCGGTCGGGTAGGCGAAACGAAGCCCCGTCTGCTCGGCAGGCCCGGCCGGATCCGGCCCGGTCAGCCCTGCCGCCTCGAGCCCGGCGCGCAGGCGCGCCGCCATCGTGTTGGAGTGCGCTGCGTTGCGCAGCCACAGGGGCGCACCCTCGCCGGCGCCGGAAACCGGCGTGCCCGCCTCGCCGAGCAGCGCCAGGAGCTGCGCCGAGACGAACCGCGTCTTCGACGCGAGCTGCATGGTGGCCTTGCGCAGGTACGGCACGGCCTCGCTCAGGTCCGACGGCGCGTCGCCGACGCCGTCGGACAGCACCACCACCGCCTCACCCAGCATGCCGCCGTTCTTCGCCGCGCCGAGGGACACGATGTCGGCCCCGACGTCGGTGGTGATCTCCCGCAGCCCGACGCCGAGCGTGGCCGCGGCGTTCGCGAGCCGGGACCCGTCGATGTGCACCCGCAGGCCTGCCGCGTGGGCGGTGTCCGCGAGCAGCTTGAGGTCAGTGACCGAGTAGACCGTGCCGAGCTCGGTCACCTGCGTGAGGCTGAGGACCGCCGGCTGCGCGCGGTGCACGTCACCGAGGTCGCCGGTCCAGCGGTCGACGGCGTCCGGCCCGATCCGGCCCGCCACGTTCGGGACGGCCAGGAGCTTGAGGCCGCCCACCCGCTCGGGCGCACCGTTCTCGTCCGTGTGGATGTGCGCGCAGTCGCTGGCGATGACCCCGCCCCAGCGCGGTGCGGCGGCCATGAGGCTGATGACGTTCGCGCCAGTGCCGTTCAGCACGGGGAAGATCCGCGCCGAAGCGCCGAAGACCTCAGCAGCGCGGTCCTGGAGGCGGGCGGACACCGGGTCGTCGCCGTACGAGACGGCGGCTCCGTCGTTGACCGCGACGATCGCAGCCATGACCTCGGGGTGGACGGGGGCGTAGTTGTCAGAGGCGAAGTGCTGCACGAGCCCATTCTCCGCCCGCCGGAACCGGGTCCCGCTCACCGGAGCCGAGCAAAACGAAGGCCCGGTCACCTCGAAAGGTGACCGGGCCGACGTCGTACAACCAGTGGGCTCAGACGAGCCCCGGACCGGCTGTCAAGATCAGATCGGGCGGATGTTCTCCGCCTGGAGGCCCTTGGGGCCCTGCTTCACGTCGAACTCGACGCGCTGGTTCTCCTCCAGCGAGCGGTAGCCGCTCGACTGGATCGCGCTGAAGTGGGCGAACACGTCCTGCCCACCGTCCTCGGGTGCGATGAACCCGAAGCCCTTCTCGGCGTTGAACCACTTGACGGTTCCGAATGCCATGTACTGCTCCTTGCAAGATGCGACGACCCCGGCCTTCGGGATCGCAGTAATCACGGTGTCGTCGTCATCTCTTGGAAGAACGATCGAGGCACTGCAACGCACCAAGCGTACCCGCCCTCGTCCAGGAAAGCCCGACCAATCTGAGTGACGTGCGTCAGGCGGACGAGGGGATGAACTTTCCTTGGGTCTAGAGTGAGCTGGGTCACGTCCTCGTAACAATAACTGCCCATGGGGTCGATTCGACACGTGGGCGTTACACAAGATGGCTACTTTCATCGACCACGACGGAGCAAAGTGCGCCGTTCGGATCCACTCCCGCTTGAAGGGGAACAGCAGACATGATTCGACGTTCCACGGCTGCGCGTGGTCTCGCGCTAGCGGCAGTCCTCAGCGTGGGCCTGGCAGCCTGCTCCACCTCGGGAAATGGCGGAGAAGGTGAGGGTTCAACCGAGCCGCTCACCATCGGCACCATCCTCCCGGTCACCGGTTCCCTCGCCTACCTCGGCCCGCCCGAGTTCGCCGGCGTCGGACTTGCGGTCGACGAGATCAACGAGGCCGGAGGTGTGCTCGGCAACGACGTGGCGGTCGAAGCCGGTGACTCCGGCGACTCGACCGACATGAGCGTCTCGACCAACACCGCCACCGACCTCATCGGCAACAGCGTGGACGTCGCCATCGGCGCGGCCTCCTCGTCCGTCTCGCAGAACGTGATTGACCAGTTCACCGAGGCCGGGGTGCTCCAGATCTCCCCCGCGAACACCGCGAACGAGCTGTCCGGTGTCAGCGACCTGTACGCGCGCACCGCCCCGCCGGACACGGTGCAGGGTGCGGCGCTCGGTTCGCTCATCCTCGACGCCGGTCACCAGTCGGTCGCCTTCCTCGTCCAGAACGAGACCTACGGCACCGGCCTGCGCGACGTCGTGCAGTCGACCCTCGAGGCCGCAGGTGCCGAGGTTGTCTACGGCGGCACCGGCGACGGCGACGAGTTCGCCCCGGGCGAGACCAACTTCTCGTCCATCGTCACCGACGCGCTGGCCTCCGAGCCGGACGCGATCGCCATCATCGCGTTCGAGGAGACGACCGCGGCCGTGTCCGAGCTCGTCTCCCAGGGCTGGGACTTCAATGGGACGACGTACTTCTGCGACGGCAACACCGCCGACTACTCGGAAGACTTCGACCCGGGGACGCTGGAGGGCGTCCAGGGCACCATCCCCGGTGCCGACGCCGCGCAGTCCTTCAAGGACGCAGCGAACGCCTGGTACGAGGAGAACGAGGGCGAAGCGCTCACGGACTACGCGTACGCTGCTGAGTCGTACGACGCCGTGATCCTCGCCGCGCTCGCCGCGGTGAAGGCGGAGTCGACCTCCGGTACCGACATCGCCGCGGAGCTCCGTGCGGTGTCCGGCGCGAACGGTGGCACCGAGGTGACCACCTTCGCGGAGGGTGTCGAGGCACTCGAAGCCGGTGACGAGATCCACTACATGGGTGTCTCCGGCATCGGCCCGATCAACGAGGACAACGACCCGTCGTCCGCGTTCGTCGGTGTCTACAACTACGACGGTGACAACGCGATCGTCTTCGACCGCACCATCGAGGGATCTGTCGAGGCCGAGGGCTGACGCTCCCGGCAAAGACACATACCGGAGCCCGGTCACCGCACGCGGTGGCCGGGCTTCGGCGTGTCTCGTTCACGTGTTCGGGGCACGATGGGTGGGAACCCGGGGCGACGGCCCGCCGTTGAGCCTGGTGGACCGTCAGCACTGAACCCTCCAGCACTGAACCTCACGAAGGACTTGAGACCATGGGCTTTCTCGACCGACTGCTCGGCCGCGAGCCGCGCGAGCAGATCCCCGGCATGTACCAGGGCGGCGGTGCGCCGCGACAGCAGTACGGGCAGGCGCCGGGCCAGACGCCGGAGTACGGGACCGCACCCGTCTACGGCTCGGCCGCGAGCACCGGCCGCAGCGAGGACGAGGTGGCGGTCGAGCGGTACCGCTACCTGCTGCGCACGGCCCCGCCGGACCGGGTCGAGGAGGCGCACGCGGAGGCGTTCGCGCAGCTCACGCCCGAGCAGCGGACCCAGGTCCTCGCCCAGCTGAGCGAGACCGTGCCGCCCGGCGAGCGGGCGACGTCGGATGACCCGCGCGACCTGGCCCGCATGGCCACCCGCGCGGAGATGCGCAACCCCGGCACTCTCGAGCGGAACTTCGGTGCGAGCCGCGGGCCGGGCTTCGGCTCCATGCTCGGCGCCAGCATGCTCGGCACGATCGGCGGCATGGTCATCGGCTCGGCGGTGGCCGACATGATGTTCGGCAGCTCCTTCGGTGACCCGGCCCAGGACTTCGCCGGCGGCGAGGAGGGCGCCGGTGCCGAAGGCGGCGGCGAGGAAGCGGGCGCCGAGGCCGGGGCCGAGCCGGTCGAGGCCTCCGGTGCCGATGCCGGCGGTGACGCCGGTGCTGACGCGGGCGGCGGATTCTTCGGCGACTTCGGCGGGGGCGACTTCGGCGGAGGGGACTTCGGGGGCGGCGACTTCTAGCCCCGGTGCGCACAGGAGGGCCAGAGCGAAATTTTGCTCTGGCCCTCCTTTGCGCGGTTCTTGTCTGCCCGGTGGTCAGGTGCCGATGAGGCGCAGGAACCCGCCGAGCTCCATGAGATGGCGCACGCCGTCGGCCTCCAGGTCTCCCGGCAGGTAGTCGGTCAGGCGCGGCGCCGAGATCACCACCGCCCGCCACTGAGCGCGGGACACCGCCACGTTGATGCGGTTGCGCGACAGCAGGAATCCCATGCCGCGGGAGACGTCGTCGGGCGTCGAGGCGGCGAGCGTCAGGATCGCCACCGGTGCCTCCCGGCCTTGGAACATGTCGACGGTGCCGACGGGAACCTCGCCCAGCCCGGCGGCGCGCAACGCCTGGCGGACCAGGTGGACCTGGGCGTTGTAGGCGGCAACCACCACCACGTCGTCGGGCCCGAGTGGGCGGGACGGACGGCCGGCGCCCGGAGCCCACCGCCGCCCGATCACGTCCTGCACCTGGCGCACCACCTCGTCCGCTTCCTCGGGGGACGATGTGGAGTGCCCCTCGTGGGCTACCGGGGCGTGCACGACCCCGGGGTCCACGCCGTCCAGCAGGCGCGTGGTGGTGACCGGGTTGGCCGAGAGCCGGCCCGCATAGGAGAGCTGGGACACGGCGGCGCAGACCGCCGGGTGCATCCGCCACGACTCGGGCAGGAGGTAGCCCAGCCCATCGGGCAGCACGGAGCTGCCTGCCGCGAGCCACGCGAGCGCCGACTCGTCGACCGGTTCGGGATGCCGGCCCTGGCTCACCTGCGGGAGCTGCTGCGGATCACCGAGGAGCAGGAGACGCTGCGCGGCCCGTCCGACGGCCACGGTGTCGGCGAGCGAGAACTGCCCGGCCTCGTCGACGACGAGCAGGTCGAGCCCCTCGTCCGGCCAGCGCTCGTGCGCGAAGTCCCAGGCGGTGCCGCCCACCACACAACCCCCGCTGCTGCGCGTGGCGAACTCCGCTAGCTTCTCGCTGTTCACCTCCTGCCATGGCCGGGCGGTTTGCTGCTCGGTGCCCTTCGCCCGCTGCTTCTTCGCGACCAGCTCGACCGGGACGCCCGCCTTCTCGACGACGGCGCTCAGCATGTTCTCGACCGCCGCGTGCGACTGGGCCACCACGCCCACCCGCCAGCCCGCGCCCACCAGCTTGGCCACGACGTGGGACCCGACGTGCGTCTTGCCGGTGCCGGGCGGGCCCTGCACCGCGAGGTAGGAGTGATCGAGCCGCTCGACGGCGGCAAGCACGGCCGCCTCCAGGTCGAGCCCGCGGCCGTCGTCGCCGGCTACCCCGCCATCGCCGGCTACCTCGCCGAGCGCCGGCAGGTCCCCGCCACCGACCAGTCGGGGCGGCCGGCGGCGCAGCAGGTCGACGGCGGCACCGTCGGGCAGCGTACGGTCCGCGTCCCAGGAGGCGAGGCCAGCGCGGGCGGCGTCCTCGACCGCGCGCTCCTGCGCGTCGTGCGCGGGGCCGCGCTGCGGCGCGAGAGCGACCGGGATCTGGTCGTGCGGCTCCGCTCCCCCGGACAACCGCTCCCGCAGGACGACGACGTCACAGCCGCGCGGCAGGTCGTCCCCCTCCCCGTCGAGCGCCCGCACCTCCAGGACAACACCGCCGGCGTGCTCACCCCGGATGGCTCGCGCCTCCAGCTCACCGACGACGGGCGGCACGGGCTGGTCGTACAGAACGTGCACGGGATCGCCGACCCCAAGGTCGGACCCGTCGACCCGGGACCCGTCGAGCATGCGCCCCACCAGCTCGATCTCCCGCGAGGGGAGCCGGTCACGCCCCACGACACTCCAGTCGCGCAACACGCCGGAACGTTCCACGTGGAACGTCGACCGACGACCGGGCCACTCGTCCAGCGGCAGCTCCAGCCGCGCGAAGTGCTCCAGCCAGAAGGGCTTCTCCTCCCGCTGGTAATACCCGACGGCGGCCCCTAACAGCGCAAGCGCCTGCACCTCAAGCGACCGCTCCCCCCGGTTCTCCCCCACCCGCGAGGCGATCTCCCCGGCCAACGCCAGCCGCCGCTCCCGCCCAACCCGCCGAGCCAGCGCCCGAGGCGACTCCTCGCCCTGGCCGGTGGCTCGGTCAATGCCACGGTCAACGTCAACAGCAGCAGGCTCACCCCCGACCTCTGTGGGCCCCCCTCGCTCAACGGCCCCCTCCCCGCCAACCCCAACCCCCTGCGCAGGCGACGCACCAGCGGAGGCCGTGGGGAGCGAGAATGCGCGCGCGGATGTATCTGTTCCCGAAGTGGAGGGCCCCCTGGGGCCCGTGAACGCATCCGCGCGCGCGTTCTCGCTCCC is drawn from Promicromonospora sp. Populi and contains these coding sequences:
- a CDS encoding low specificity L-threonine aldolase; amino-acid sequence: MQHFASDNYAPVHPEVMAAIVAVNDGAAVSYGDDPVSARLQDRAAEVFGASARIFPVLNGTGANVISLMAAAPRWGGVIASDCAHIHTDENGAPERVGGLKLLAVPNVAGRIGPDAVDRWTGDLGDVHRAQPAVLSLTQVTELGTVYSVTDLKLLADTAHAAGLRVHIDGSRLANAAATLGVGLREITTDVGADIVSLGAAKNGGMLGEAVVVLSDGVGDAPSDLSEAVPYLRKATMQLASKTRFVSAQLLALLGEAGTPVSGAGEGAPLWLRNAAHSNTMAARLRAGLEAAGLTGPDPAGPAEQTGLRFAYPTEANVVFATLPRAAADRVRAHARFYDWAPGETPDRVEVRWMCAWDTTEADVDEFVAVVAAAL
- a CDS encoding cold-shock protein; this translates as MAFGTVKWFNAEKGFGFIAPEDGGQDVFAHFSAIQSSGYRSLEENQRVEFDVKQGPKGLQAENIRPI
- a CDS encoding ABC transporter substrate-binding protein, with the protein product MIRRSTAARGLALAAVLSVGLAACSTSGNGGEGEGSTEPLTIGTILPVTGSLAYLGPPEFAGVGLAVDEINEAGGVLGNDVAVEAGDSGDSTDMSVSTNTATDLIGNSVDVAIGAASSSVSQNVIDQFTEAGVLQISPANTANELSGVSDLYARTAPPDTVQGAALGSLILDAGHQSVAFLVQNETYGTGLRDVVQSTLEAAGAEVVYGGTGDGDEFAPGETNFSSIVTDALASEPDAIAIIAFEETTAAVSELVSQGWDFNGTTYFCDGNTADYSEDFDPGTLEGVQGTIPGADAAQSFKDAANAWYEENEGEALTDYAYAAESYDAVILAALAAVKAESTSGTDIAAELRAVSGANGGTEVTTFAEGVEALEAGDEIHYMGVSGIGPINEDNDPSSAFVGVYNYDGDNAIVFDRTIEGSVEAEG
- a CDS encoding TM0106 family RecB-like putative nuclease encodes the protein MFLLERADAGTLVHSASDLVIAGECEFRLLRRLDELLGRIPRRPREEDEMLARTAALGEDHERRVLDGYLRSFGPAGAERVGGVLEVAPARRMSRDDLADAHARTLAAMEQGADVVYQASFFDGRFHGRADFLVHDPLGEGIHLGDPGVVPRYAVHDSKLARRTKVRALLQLAAYADQLIGARIDPTDEVHLVLGTGETTSHRLADLLPVFHKRRARLIEVLDTHVADDALVRWDDERYLACGKLRSCPDCAEAAAQSRDVLLVGGVYGTQRAKLSASGITTIDALATAEDPPDGMAAGRFAGLRAQARLQLGLDDGDGSVALDHLPDGVDPDGPEARLRWQLVATEAIDRLPPPSPGDVFFDFEGDPLWEEERLPGDDQAPAMGLDYLFGWVERPGPGEGTPPFHGLWADDLAAERDALVRFVDYLNARLATYPDLHVYHYAAYEKTHLLSIAARHGVYEDEVDQLLRDGVLVDLYAAVRSCLRISNRSKSIKKLEPLYMQDDPAREGVTSATASVTEYAEYAKLAADGDERAAELRQRILDYNEYDCRSTLRLLDWLRGARSSVGSVVVAGAAVGSENARADAFTGPRGPSTSGTDTSARAFSLPTASAGASPAQGVGVGGEGAVERGGPTEVGGEPAAVDVDRGIDRATGQGEESPRALARRVGRERRLALAGEIASRVGENRGERSLEVQALALLGAAVGYYQREEKPFWLEHFARLELPLDEWPGRRSTFHVERSGVLRDWSVVGRDRLPSREIELVGRMLDGSRVDGSDLGVGDPVHVLYDQPVPPVVGELEARAIRGEHAGGVVLEVRALDGEGDDLPRGCDVVVLRERLSGGAEPHDQIPVALAPQRGPAHDAQERAVEDAARAGLASWDADRTLPDGAAVDLLRRRPPRLVGGGDLPALGEVAGDGGVAGDDGRGLDLEAAVLAAVERLDHSYLAVQGPPGTGKTHVGSHVVAKLVGAGWRVGVVAQSHAAVENMLSAVVEKAGVPVELVAKKQRAKGTEQQTARPWQEVNSEKLAEFATRSSGGCVVGGTAWDFAHERWPDEGLDLLVVDEAGQFSLADTVAVGRAAQRLLLLGDPQQLPQVSQGRHPEPVDESALAWLAAGSSVLPDGLGYLLPESWRMHPAVCAAVSQLSYAGRLSANPVTTTRLLDGVDPGVVHAPVAHEGHSTSSPEEADEVVRQVQDVIGRRWAPGAGRPSRPLGPDDVVVVAAYNAQVHLVRQALRAAGLGEVPVGTVDMFQGREAPVAILTLAASTPDDVSRGMGFLLSRNRINVAVSRAQWRAVVISAPRLTDYLPGDLEADGVRHLMELGGFLRLIGT